The segment CACCGGTCCATCTGCCGTGGGGTCAGAAAAGGGCAGCCCTATCTCGATTATGTCAGCACCGGCCCTGGCCATCTCCAGCACTATTTCATAGGTTCCCTCCAGATCTGGATCCCCTGCTGTCACATACGTCACAAGAGCCTTTTCCCCTCGTTCTCTCAGCTGCTGGAATCTCCTCAGGATCCTTCTCATCTGCCCAAAGCCTCCATGCCACGAAATACCACATCCGCATCCTTGTCCCCCCTGCCGGAGAGGTTGAGCACAAGCACACTATCCTTGTCCATCCTGGGTGCCATGCGCACTGCCCATGCCACGGCATGGGCGCTCTCCAGCGCCGGTATTATCCCTTCCAACCTGGACAACATATAAAAGGCATCCATGGCCTCATTGTCTGTAACGCACACGTAGCATACCCTACCTGTGCTTCTCAGGTAGCTGTGTTCCGGCCCAACCCCTGGGTAGTCCAGGCCTGGTGCTATGGAATGGGCTTCTTGGATCTGACCTTGCTCGTCTTGAAGAACATATGTCTTGGCCCCATGGAGGACCCCCACAGATCCAGCACAGAGACAGGCTGCGTGGCGGCCAGTTGAAAGCCCCTTTCCCGCGGCTTCAACCCCGTACATGGCCACTTCTCTGTGCCCAAGGAATGCATAGAACAGCCCAAGGGAATTGCTTCCCCCGCCCACGCACGCCACCAGAGCATCCGGTAGTTTTCCTTCCTTGCTAAGGATCTGGATCTTGGCCTCCCTGCCTATTATGCTCTGGAAATCCCTAACCATCATGGGATAGGGGTGGGGACCGGCGGTGCTGCCTATGACGTAATAGGTGTCCTTCACATGAGCCACCCACTCCCTCATGGCCTGGCTCATGGCCTCCTTCAGGGTGGAGGTGCCGCAGCCAACAGCACTTACTTGAGCTCCCAGGATGCGCATCTTCAAGACATTGGAGGCCTGGCGCCTCATGTCCTCCTCGCCCATGAGGATCCGACACTCCAAGCCCAACAAAGCTGCGGCAGTGGCAGTTGCCACCCCATGCTGGCCAGCGCCTGTTTCCGCCAAAACCCTTCTCTTACCCATGCGCTTTGCCAAAAGGCACTGCCCCAGGGCATTGGTGATCTTGTGGGAGCCCGTGTGGTTGAGATCCTCCCTCTTGAGGTAGAGCCTAGCCCCACCCAAAGTGTGGCTGAGCCTCTCAGCCAGGAAAAGCGGGGTGGGTCTGCCAGCATAATCCTTCAGATAACCCATGAGCTCCTGCTTAAAGCGTCTTTGGCCCCGAAGCTCAAGGTACGCCCTTTCCACCTCCTCCAGGGCAGAGAAAAGGGTCTCTGCCACATACCTCCCCCCGAACTTTCCGAAGTGACCCTTTTTGTCAGGGGTCCTCATTGGGGATGGCTTCTTTCTAAATCTCTTCTGATTCAAGGCATACCTCCAATGGATTCCCTCTCGAACATGGGAGTCAATATCTACCCACATCTATTGAAAACAGGCCTTCCTGAAAATTTGCTACAGAGCTGCCTTGCCAATTTCACAAAGCGGATCATCTTGCTTTCATCCTTCCTTCCCGGGCTCTTCTCAATCCCACTGCTGACATCAATAGCATCCGGCAACACAACTTTCACGGCCTCCGCCAGGTTTCCTTGGTTGAGTCCTCCTGCTAGCACAAGCCTGTGCCCGGTTCGGATGCGTGGAGCCAGTTGCCAGTTGGCCAATCTCCCTGTGCAATGGTGCACTCTTGGGTCAAAGCCATCCAGTAACAACGCCCAGAGCCTCTTGTATTCCTTCAGATATTCCAACTCCTGGCCGTGCCCCCTGATTGCCTTGATCAGGGGCAGATCTGCCATGGCAAGAAAATATTGGGGAGTTTCATGTCCGTGGAGTTGGACCAGGTTCAGGTTCAGGTCATGGAATATGGAACGCACCTTATGGGGTCTTTCATCCACAAAGACCCCCACTTTGCATATCTCAGCAGGCAGCCTCTCTATTATTTTTAGCGCCTCCCCGGGCCCTATGTAGCGTGGACTTGGAGGATAAAACACGAATCCCAAAGCATCCACCCCTAGCTCCACGGCCAGAAGAGCATCCTCCAGGTTGGTTATGCCGCAGACCTTTATCTGCATCTCCAGGCTCCTATGCGGTGGAGTTCTTTTTGCCCAGGAGCTCTTTTAGCTTGGCTTCAGGATCCTTGGCCCTCATCAAAGCTTCGCCCACGAGAAAGGCTCTCACCCCTACATGGAGAAGCCTCCTTAGGTCCTCACGGTGGCGGATCCCGCTCTCGGTGACCAGTGTCACCTGGCTGCCCACCAGCGGGGCCAGATGCAGGGTGACTTGGAGGTCTGTGGTGAGGGTGCGCAGGTCCCTGTTGTTTATGCCAATGACTTCTGCCCCGGCCCTGAGGGCACGGCTCAATTCCCCACGCTGGTGCACTTCCACCAGGGGGCACAGGCCCAGTGTGCGAGCCAGGCTTACCATCTCTGCAAGCCTTCCGCCCTCCAGAAGCGCTGCTATGAGCAAAACCGCATCGGCCCCCAGCACCCGGCTCTCATAAAGCTGATATGGCTCCAGTATGAAATCCTTGCGAAGAACCGGGATGGAAACCCTCTGACGCACAGCCTCCAGGAAGTTTGGGTGGCCGCCAAAGAACTTCTCCTCTGTTAGAACAGAGATGGCAGCTGCTCCTGCCCTCTGGTAAGAAGCTGCCACATCAACTGGATTCATATCTTG is part of the bacterium genome and harbors:
- the trpB gene encoding tryptophan synthase subunit beta — encoded protein: MRTPDKKGHFGKFGGRYVAETLFSALEEVERAYLELRGQRRFKQELMGYLKDYAGRPTPLFLAERLSHTLGGARLYLKREDLNHTGSHKITNALGQCLLAKRMGKRRVLAETGAGQHGVATATAAALLGLECRILMGEEDMRRQASNVLKMRILGAQVSAVGCGTSTLKEAMSQAMREWVAHVKDTYYVIGSTAGPHPYPMMVRDFQSIIGREAKIQILSKEGKLPDALVACVGGGSNSLGLFYAFLGHREVAMYGVEAAGKGLSTGRHAACLCAGSVGVLHGAKTYVLQDEQGQIQEAHSIAPGLDYPGVGPEHSYLRSTGRVCYVCVTDNEAMDAFYMLSRLEGIIPALESAHAVAWAVRMAPRMDKDSVLVLNLSGRGDKDADVVFRGMEALGR
- a CDS encoding phosphoribosylanthranilate isomerase, which translates into the protein MQIKVCGITNLEDALLAVELGVDALGFVFYPPSPRYIGPGEALKIIERLPAEICKVGVFVDERPHKVRSIFHDLNLNLVQLHGHETPQYFLAMADLPLIKAIRGHGQELEYLKEYKRLWALLLDGFDPRVHHCTGRLANWQLAPRIRTGHRLVLAGGLNQGNLAEAVKVVLPDAIDVSSGIEKSPGRKDESKMIRFVKLARQLCSKFSGRPVFNRCG
- the trpC gene encoding indole-3-glycerol phosphate synthase TrpC encodes the protein MVLDEIVKAKWKEISLAKKRVPLDLLKRRMEGIPQPRDLRAALQKRPVAIIAEIKRRSPSAGWIRQDMNPVDVAASYQRAGAAAISVLTEEKFFGGHPNFLEAVRQRVSIPVLRKDFILEPYQLYESRVLGADAVLLIAALLEGGRLAEMVSLARTLGLCPLVEVHQRGELSRALRAGAEVIGINNRDLRTLTTDLQVTLHLAPLVGSQVTLVTESGIRHREDLRRLLHVGVRAFLVGEALMRAKDPEAKLKELLGKKNSTA